Proteins encoded together in one Thermoproteales archaeon window:
- a CDS encoding energy-coupling factor transporter transmembrane protein EcfT, producing the protein FITDVALSYICLFTLRIFVMIFSAILLLGTLTDRDLVWGLRSIGLPLGFAIAASLFFRGVQFFISDFYTVREAMMARGVDFSRISLIKKFFLYINALIPLLSLMITRSYEVSMALEARGIAPGTKSRSIYHKPKMRRADYALLALNTLILFTYVMGSLC; encoded by the coding sequence ATTTATAACAGATGTAGCATTATCTTATATTTGTTTATTTACTTTGAGAATTTTCGTAATGATTTTTTCAGCAATACTGCTCTTGGGAACGCTTACAGATAGAGATTTAGTGTGGGGGTTAAGAAGTATAGGCTTGCCTCTAGGCTTTGCTATAGCTGCCTCATTATTTTTTAGAGGTGTGCAGTTCTTTATTTCCGATTTCTATACAGTAAGGGAAGCTATGATGGCTCGTGGAGTAGATTTTTCACGAATATCATTAATCAAGAAATTTTTCCTTTATATTAACGCATTAATACCGCTTTTATCCTTGATGATAACAAGAAGCTATGAAGTTTCTATGGCTTTAGAAGCTAGAGGAATAGCCCCAGGAACAAAATCGAGATCGATATATCACAAACCTAAAATGAGACGTGCAGATTACGCTTTATTAGCTTTGAATACCTTGATTTTATTTACCTATGTAATGGGGTCGCTATGTTAG